One window from the genome of Fulvivirga lutea encodes:
- a CDS encoding class I SAM-dependent methyltransferase produces MKDKFSKDSDNYGKYRPTYPEGLYDYIKSKLNGRSQAWDCATGNGQVAGRLAEIFEKVEATDLSANQIKHAIIKSNIHYSVQVAEKTNFSDHQFNLITVGQALHWFNFDQFFKEVKRVLKPDGVLIAFGYGLNYVNAEVDEIIKHFYFNIIGPYWDDERKHIDDKYQSISFPFDEVQRQNFHLKVAWDINHYLGYLNTWSAVKHYQKKNGKNPVDQIKADLNETWGSMNLEVTFPIFTTCAYG; encoded by the coding sequence TTGAAAGACAAATTCTCCAAAGACTCAGATAACTATGGTAAGTACCGGCCAACCTATCCGGAAGGGTTGTACGATTACATAAAATCAAAACTTAACGGCAGGAGTCAGGCTTGGGATTGTGCAACAGGTAACGGACAAGTAGCAGGTAGACTCGCAGAAATATTTGAAAAAGTTGAGGCTACTGATCTGAGCGCTAATCAAATTAAACATGCTATAATCAAATCGAACATACATTATTCCGTTCAAGTGGCAGAAAAAACCAATTTTAGTGATCATCAGTTTAATTTAATTACTGTAGGGCAGGCATTACATTGGTTTAACTTCGATCAATTTTTCAAAGAAGTGAAAAGGGTTTTGAAACCTGATGGTGTACTCATTGCCTTCGGATATGGGTTAAATTATGTTAATGCTGAAGTTGATGAGATTATAAAGCATTTTTACTTTAATATCATTGGCCCATATTGGGATGACGAGCGAAAACATATTGATGACAAATATCAATCTATCTCATTTCCTTTTGATGAAGTTCAACGTCAAAATTTCCATTTAAAAGTAGCTTGGGATATAAATCACTATTTAGGTTATTTAAATACGTGGTCTGCCGTAAAGCATTATCAAAAAAAGAACGGTAAAAATCCCGTTGATCAAATCAAAGCTGATCTTAACGAAACTTGGGGCAGCATGAATTTGGAAGTTACATTTCCAATATTCACGACCTGCGCTTATGGGTAA
- a CDS encoding alpha/beta fold hydrolase, producing MKKLLFTLAALILINLSYGQSPIKVDKDGTGNPILFLPGFTTPGSVWNETIENLNGTYETHVVTYAGFDGLEPIGTPWYAPIKDELIKYINEQNLKNLTVIGHSMGGNLATEIAADLAENVTGLILVDALPCMRELMMPGVPASSLQYESPYNKRIIDMDEDAFAQMAYGMASNMTITKEKIEEIAGWSKIADRETYVYGYTDLLKLDLRPELQNIKVKTLILGATFPTKEMAQKTFEQQYANLSSKSIVMADDSKHFIMFDQPEWFFEQVNNYLTEYAQ from the coding sequence TAGATAAAGATGGAACAGGCAATCCTATCCTATTTTTGCCCGGATTCACCACTCCTGGATCGGTCTGGAATGAGACTATTGAGAATCTCAACGGAACTTATGAAACTCATGTAGTAACCTATGCCGGGTTTGATGGCTTAGAGCCAATCGGTACACCTTGGTATGCACCAATTAAAGATGAACTCATCAAATATATTAATGAACAGAACTTAAAAAACCTGACAGTAATAGGACACAGCATGGGCGGCAACCTGGCGACTGAAATAGCGGCAGATCTAGCTGAGAATGTTACTGGCTTAATTTTGGTAGATGCACTACCATGCATGCGTGAATTAATGATGCCGGGCGTTCCTGCCAGTTCTTTACAATATGAAAGTCCATATAATAAAAGAATTATAGATATGGATGAGGATGCATTTGCTCAAATGGCTTATGGAATGGCTTCTAACATGACCATTACCAAAGAGAAGATTGAAGAAATAGCGGGTTGGTCTAAAATAGCAGATCGTGAAACTTATGTGTATGGCTATACGGATTTGCTTAAATTAGATTTACGACCAGAATTGCAGAATATTAAAGTAAAGACATTGATTCTTGGCGCTACTTTTCCAACAAAAGAAATGGCTCAAAAGACTTTTGAACAACAATATGCCAACTTATCTAGTAAGTCGATTGTAATGGCTGATGATAGCAAGCATTTTATTATGTTCGATCAGCCTGAGTGGTTTTTCGAGCAAGTAAACAACTACTTAACCGAGTATGCCCAGTAA
- a CDS encoding DUF6989 domain-containing protein, with protein MNTSEIPGLDKKTTIVILTTSGILLSWSFGSSLLASGPTSASIITYTLYLFYWFYAFKYDNPLILRLAIFGTIAGILELATDHYLVSTINSLVYPGNELMIWSSPAYMPFAWSNVILQLSFVGVLLTKRFGLLKASIFLCIAGGMYIPMYEHLAKNAGWWWYHNNTTMVLNAPLYVIVCEALISLSLPLLVYYSEHNKVGKTIGLGVAEGVWILISAIIAFHVAH; from the coding sequence ATGAATACAAGCGAAATTCCGGGTCTGGATAAAAAGACTACCATCGTTATACTAACCACTTCAGGAATCCTATTAAGCTGGTCTTTTGGTAGCTCGCTTTTAGCATCAGGCCCAACTTCTGCAAGCATTATAACCTATACACTCTACTTGTTTTATTGGTTTTATGCTTTTAAATACGATAACCCATTAATATTACGACTAGCCATTTTTGGAACCATAGCGGGTATCTTGGAATTGGCTACGGACCATTATTTAGTTAGTACCATTAACAGCCTTGTATATCCTGGCAATGAATTGATGATTTGGAGTTCACCGGCATACATGCCATTTGCATGGTCGAATGTTATTCTTCAGCTAAGCTTTGTTGGTGTGCTTCTAACCAAAAGGTTTGGCCTGTTGAAAGCGTCAATATTTTTGTGCATTGCTGGTGGAATGTATATTCCTATGTATGAGCATTTGGCCAAAAATGCCGGTTGGTGGTGGTATCATAACAACACCACTATGGTGCTAAATGCACCTCTCTATGTAATTGTTTGTGAGGCACTTATCTCACTTTCATTACCCTTGCTAGTGTACTATTCAGAACATAATAAAGTGGGTAAAACAATAGGTTTGGGTGTCGCAGAAGGAGTCTGGATTTTAATCAGTGCCATCATAGCTTTTCATGTAGCACATTAA
- the dinB gene encoding DNA polymerase IV — MRKIIHIDMDAFYASVEQRDNPELKGKPVAVGGSSERGVVAAASYEARKYGVKSAMPSKIAANRCPELIFVHPRFDAYKAVSQQIREIFYDYTDLVEPLSLDEAYLDVTSNKKGMKSATRIALEIKKRIKESTELTASAGISMNKFLAKTASDVKKPDGLFLIPPDQAVAYVERMPIEKFFGIGKVTAEKMHKMGIFTGSDLKKWEEYSLVDRFGKSGYYYYKIARAIDEREVNPNRIRKSLGAENTFNNDLMTMEAIRKELDTITDVLVRRMNSSKTVGRTLTLKAKYSDFRIITRSKTVDYWIETKEQIEQIYDELASQIEIENGFRLLGLALNNLNHEEQDESEEPKETQLTLEF; from the coding sequence ATGCGAAAGATCATACACATAGATATGGATGCATTCTATGCTTCTGTGGAGCAGCGAGATAACCCTGAGCTAAAGGGCAAACCTGTGGCTGTGGGTGGTTCTTCAGAGCGTGGTGTGGTGGCTGCTGCCAGTTATGAAGCCCGAAAGTACGGTGTAAAGTCAGCCATGCCTTCGAAAATAGCTGCTAACAGGTGCCCGGAATTGATTTTTGTCCATCCACGATTTGATGCTTACAAAGCTGTTTCGCAGCAAATCAGGGAGATATTCTATGATTACACGGATTTGGTGGAGCCTTTGTCACTTGATGAGGCCTACCTTGATGTTACTTCCAACAAGAAAGGCATGAAATCCGCAACACGCATTGCGCTGGAAATAAAAAAACGAATTAAAGAATCAACCGAATTAACAGCTTCAGCAGGTATATCCATGAACAAGTTTCTGGCTAAAACCGCCTCTGATGTTAAAAAACCTGATGGTTTATTTCTGATTCCACCCGACCAGGCAGTGGCTTATGTTGAGCGAATGCCCATTGAAAAGTTCTTTGGTATAGGTAAGGTAACAGCTGAAAAAATGCATAAGATGGGGATTTTCACCGGATCTGATTTAAAGAAATGGGAAGAATACTCATTGGTGGATCGATTTGGGAAGTCTGGATACTATTATTACAAAATAGCCCGAGCCATTGATGAACGGGAAGTGAACCCAAATAGAATAAGAAAATCATTAGGTGCAGAAAATACCTTTAATAATGATTTGATGACCATGGAGGCTATTCGAAAAGAATTAGATACAATCACTGATGTGTTGGTTAGACGAATGAATTCCTCAAAGACTGTAGGCAGAACCTTAACATTGAAGGCGAAGTACTCGGACTTCAGAATTATCACTCGTAGTAAAACGGTTGATTATTGGATTGAGACCAAGGAACAGATCGAGCAGATTTATGATGAATTAGCCTCTCAAATTGAAATTGAAAATGGTTTCCGATTATTAGGCCTCGCTTTGAACAATTTGAACCATGAAGAACAGGATGAAAGTGAAGAACCTAAAGAAACTCAATTGACGCTTGAATTCTAG
- a CDS encoding TldD/PmbA family protein gives MKRRDFVQLAGLGAAGAMMIPSALMGKSISAEALLEPGMDIATKKMMSDVALNTAKSLGATYADARIGRYLNQYVFTREDKVQNVVNTESFGIGIRVIANGTWGFASTNDVSPDGIKKATNQAIAIAKANSKIQTEPVELAPVKGHGEVSWKTPIKKDFKDVPVSEKVDLLLKANAAAMENGASYVTTALFLVNEQKYFASTDGSYIDQDVHRIWPYMNVTAIGDGKFKSRQGLSAPMGMGYEYMDGLDSEKIPGPQGTGLNLYRNSYDIVEDAIASAVQAKEMLTAKSVDPGKYDLVLEPNHLGLTIHESVGHPLELDRVLGYEANYAGTSFATLDKWKSGDFNYGSKLVNLVADKTQVGSLGAVGYDDEGVECKKWDLVRDGILVNYQAIRDQVHMIDQNESHGCCYSQSWNDVQFQRMPNVSLESGKEKYSVDDMVSDVEKGIYIAGRGSYSIDQQRYNFQFGGTAFFEIKDGKITNQLNDVAYQSNTQEFWNSCSKICDKDDYRLMGSFFDGKGQPSQVSAVSHGSSTTRFDGVNVINTGRTI, from the coding sequence TTGAAAAGAAGAGATTTTGTCCAGCTAGCCGGATTAGGAGCTGCAGGTGCGATGATGATTCCCAGTGCATTAATGGGAAAGTCGATATCTGCTGAAGCACTATTGGAGCCTGGAATGGATATAGCTACCAAAAAAATGATGTCTGATGTTGCTCTCAACACGGCCAAGTCATTAGGAGCTACGTATGCCGATGCCCGTATCGGTCGATACTTAAATCAATATGTGTTTACCCGTGAAGATAAAGTTCAGAATGTGGTAAATACAGAATCATTTGGAATTGGTATTCGGGTAATTGCGAATGGTACCTGGGGATTTGCATCTACAAATGATGTATCTCCTGATGGCATTAAAAAAGCTACCAATCAGGCAATAGCAATAGCGAAGGCAAACTCTAAAATTCAGACTGAGCCCGTAGAATTGGCTCCTGTAAAAGGGCATGGTGAGGTTTCATGGAAAACTCCAATTAAAAAAGACTTTAAAGATGTGCCAGTTTCTGAGAAAGTTGATTTGCTTTTAAAAGCGAATGCTGCTGCCATGGAAAATGGCGCCAGCTACGTAACAACCGCCTTATTTTTGGTAAATGAGCAAAAGTATTTTGCTTCTACTGACGGGTCGTACATCGATCAGGATGTGCATAGAATTTGGCCATATATGAACGTAACTGCTATTGGTGACGGCAAGTTTAAATCTCGTCAGGGACTAAGCGCTCCAATGGGAATGGGTTATGAGTACATGGATGGCTTGGACTCAGAGAAAATTCCCGGCCCGCAAGGCACAGGTTTAAATCTCTATAGAAATAGCTACGATATAGTGGAAGATGCTATCGCTTCAGCCGTTCAGGCAAAAGAAATGCTAACAGCTAAGTCAGTTGATCCTGGTAAATATGATCTTGTATTAGAGCCTAACCATTTAGGTTTAACAATACATGAATCTGTTGGCCACCCACTAGAGCTGGATAGGGTACTTGGTTATGAAGCCAATTATGCAGGAACCAGTTTCGCCACATTGGACAAGTGGAAGTCTGGAGACTTTAACTACGGAAGTAAGCTAGTAAACCTTGTAGCAGACAAAACACAAGTAGGTTCATTAGGTGCAGTTGGGTATGATGACGAAGGAGTGGAGTGTAAGAAATGGGATTTGGTAAGAGATGGTATTTTGGTAAATTATCAGGCTATTAGAGATCAGGTTCACATGATTGACCAGAATGAGTCTCATGGTTGCTGCTACTCACAAAGCTGGAATGATGTACAGTTCCAGAGAATGCCAAATGTTTCTTTAGAATCAGGTAAAGAGAAGTATTCTGTTGATGATATGGTGAGTGATGTGGAGAAAGGTATTTACATTGCCGGTAGAGGTTCTTATTCAATCGATCAGCAGCGTTATAACTTCCAGTTTGGTGGTACAGCCTTCTTTGAAATAAAAGATGGTAAAATCACGAATCAGTTAAATGATGTAGCCTATCAGTCAAATACACAGGAATTCTGGAATTCATGTTCTAAAATTTGTGATAAAGATGATTACCGATTAATGGGTTCTTTCTTTGATGGTAAAGGGCAGCCTTCTCAGGTAAGTGCTGTATCTCATGGTAGTTCAACTACCCGATTTGATGGTGTGAATGTGATTAACACAGGACGTACTATCTAA
- a CDS encoding oxygenase MpaB family protein, with product MSQTFDISKITTVKLDELRYVTDPLADNTVKNIIESGFEKQVNEVFKTLVSESSITKSSFNKFDQQLQDILNDYIDESAKLPDWADQELIEKGEEVFSLYGPEIFMLLNVSSLPMCYTCGKGALVLYDTGRLLTHNGNVHPLARRLMETAQMIVNVMSEGGLKQSGQGIITIQKIRLIHASIRYFLKTKGYNGAPWDVQENGEPINQEDLAGTLMSFAPVILNGLEHLGISLSDEQKNAYMHSWKVVGYLMGIKEELLPSTFDEGFSLASRILQHQAIPSEAGKALTQACIDFINHTIPGNAFHELPSYLMATFLDDFSKASNKDLAEYIGVSKSDEKQGRIAMAISKFISKGIGQLEHHLFIQKVSKSFNKLLMQGIIHHFNGGKEVNFYIPPSLRKNWNLENEWEDSRSLLTIGENRIALQRKKQNI from the coding sequence ATGAGCCAGACTTTTGATATCTCAAAAATTACCACTGTTAAACTTGATGAACTTCGCTATGTGACGGATCCATTAGCAGATAACACTGTGAAAAACATCATAGAATCAGGTTTTGAGAAGCAAGTAAATGAAGTTTTTAAAACACTGGTGAGCGAATCAAGTATCACAAAATCAAGCTTTAACAAGTTTGATCAACAACTTCAGGACATACTCAATGACTACATCGATGAATCAGCCAAGTTGCCGGATTGGGCAGATCAAGAACTGATAGAAAAAGGAGAAGAAGTATTTAGTCTTTATGGGCCAGAGATATTTATGTTGCTGAATGTGAGCTCATTACCAATGTGTTATACTTGTGGCAAAGGAGCTTTAGTGCTTTATGATACTGGAAGGCTGCTAACCCACAATGGCAACGTTCATCCATTAGCGAGGAGACTGATGGAAACTGCCCAAATGATCGTGAATGTAATGTCGGAAGGTGGCCTTAAACAAAGCGGGCAAGGTATTATTACAATTCAGAAAATAAGGCTAATTCATGCGTCTATTAGGTACTTCTTGAAAACCAAAGGCTACAATGGAGCACCATGGGATGTTCAAGAAAATGGAGAGCCAATAAACCAGGAAGATCTTGCCGGAACGCTCATGTCTTTTGCACCGGTGATTTTAAACGGACTTGAGCATTTGGGAATCAGCTTGTCGGACGAACAAAAAAATGCTTATATGCATTCCTGGAAAGTTGTCGGTTATTTAATGGGAATCAAAGAAGAGCTATTACCATCAACATTTGACGAGGGATTTTCTTTGGCATCCAGAATACTACAACATCAAGCCATACCCTCTGAAGCTGGTAAAGCACTGACACAAGCTTGTATCGATTTTATAAATCACACTATTCCAGGTAACGCTTTCCATGAATTACCATCGTACTTGATGGCTACTTTCTTAGATGATTTCTCAAAGGCTTCAAATAAAGATTTGGCAGAGTATATTGGTGTTTCTAAGAGTGACGAAAAACAAGGAAGAATTGCCATGGCTATTTCAAAATTTATATCTAAAGGGATAGGACAATTAGAGCATCACCTGTTTATACAAAAGGTGTCTAAATCATTCAATAAATTATTAATGCAAGGTATCATTCACCACTTTAATGGTGGGAAGGAGGTTAATTTTTACATACCACCGTCATTGAGAAAGAATTGGAATTTAGAAAATGAATGGGAAGACAGTAGAAGCCTGTTAACCATCGGTGAAAATAGAATTGCATTGCAACGAAAAAAACAAAACATCTAA
- a CDS encoding sensor histidine kinase: MNIASFIDYFIHPSRFGDLEELRRARLLVRACWLTSLFSNSYILFSYLFGYDKGVYLMIFNVVGFIVLAFFVKTKLPIVLLGNIYVFIGSFAVIFLTHFSGGMWSAIYPWIISIPVLALLVVNRSAAIFWGVISFSAMVIYGVLAVEGYELPVEYNPEFKTLWFLSVVPGLLLIILFISFVFEHTQTKALNSLAENNAQLQEQKEMIEMQSEHLSKLVEEKDYIIRVLSHDLRSPLKNISSLVSLMEVEKDETMSHEYSKMILDASSSAQHLVNRVLEMDASSQNHVELQHEEFDVNEFLEELILGVEESANSKNIKIVYENKAPKARVNADETYFALIFENLLSNAIKFSEKGKEVKVQTTVDNENLQVRVIDQGPGVAKEEQDKLFQKFSKLSARPTGGESSTGLGLSLVKRYAELIEAKVWYEDRSGYGAVFVVEFKPISN, encoded by the coding sequence ATGAACATAGCTTCATTTATAGACTATTTTATTCACCCTAGTCGTTTTGGCGATTTGGAAGAATTAAGGCGTGCCAGACTATTAGTCAGAGCATGCTGGCTTACCAGTTTATTCTCAAATTCTTACATTCTTTTTAGTTATTTGTTTGGGTACGATAAGGGCGTTTACCTTATGATATTTAATGTCGTTGGGTTTATTGTGCTCGCCTTTTTTGTGAAAACTAAATTACCCATCGTTTTATTGGGTAATATTTATGTATTCATTGGCTCGTTTGCAGTCATATTCCTTACTCATTTTTCTGGCGGAATGTGGTCGGCAATTTATCCATGGATAATATCCATTCCGGTTCTTGCACTATTGGTTGTTAATAGGTCTGCTGCTATTTTTTGGGGAGTTATTTCATTCAGTGCCATGGTAATTTATGGCGTTTTGGCGGTTGAAGGCTATGAATTACCCGTAGAGTATAATCCTGAATTTAAAACACTATGGTTTCTTTCAGTAGTGCCTGGCCTACTTTTAATTATCTTATTTATTTCATTTGTTTTTGAGCATACCCAAACAAAAGCACTCAATAGTTTAGCGGAAAATAATGCTCAGTTACAGGAACAGAAGGAGATGATTGAAATGCAATCGGAGCATCTGTCTAAACTTGTTGAAGAAAAAGATTACATTATTAGGGTTTTATCACACGACTTAAGAAGTCCACTTAAAAATATCTCCAGTCTTGTTTCACTTATGGAGGTAGAAAAAGATGAGACTATGAGTCATGAATATTCTAAAATGATTTTAGATGCTTCTAGCAGTGCCCAGCACTTAGTAAATAGGGTATTGGAAATGGATGCATCTAGTCAAAACCACGTGGAATTGCAGCATGAAGAGTTTGATGTAAATGAATTTTTGGAAGAACTGATCTTGGGTGTGGAAGAATCGGCCAATTCAAAAAATATTAAAATTGTTTATGAAAATAAGGCTCCAAAAGCTCGTGTAAATGCTGATGAAACCTATTTTGCCTTAATTTTTGAAAACCTTCTCTCAAACGCTATAAAATTTTCTGAGAAAGGGAAAGAAGTTAAAGTTCAAACTACAGTAGATAATGAGAATTTGCAGGTAAGAGTGATTGATCAGGGGCCTGGTGTAGCAAAAGAAGAGCAGGATAAGCTGTTTCAAAAATTTTCAAAATTATCTGCAAGACCAACCGGAGGTGAAAGCTCTACAGGACTAGGTTTGTCGTTAGTAAAACGCTATGCTGAGTTAATTGAAGCAAAGGTTTGGTATGAGGATAGATCAGGCTATGGTGCAGTTTTCGTGGTGGAGTTTAAACCGATAAGCAATTAA
- a CDS encoding RNA polymerase sigma factor — protein sequence MPSNQLFEQLHSEYYSMVHQMCLGFMKGDEDLAADLSQETFINTWRALDKFQGGSSYKTWIYRITVNTCLKYIRDNKSKLHVSLEEERSGLGELPTENATQQDNQGLYAAIGKLGKMDRLIIMMVLDELKYEEIAEVVGINEGNLRVRIHRIKKQLKKLLNHE from the coding sequence ATGCCCAGTAATCAGCTCTTTGAACAACTTCATTCAGAATATTATTCCATGGTACACCAGATGTGCCTGGGTTTTATGAAAGGTGATGAAGACCTGGCGGCTGATCTTTCGCAGGAAACATTTATAAACACATGGAGAGCCCTGGACAAGTTTCAGGGTGGCTCCAGCTACAAAACATGGATTTATAGAATTACAGTGAACACTTGCTTGAAATATATTAGAGACAATAAGTCGAAGCTGCATGTTTCCTTAGAAGAAGAAAGATCAGGTTTAGGAGAGCTACCAACTGAAAACGCCACTCAGCAAGACAATCAGGGGCTCTACGCAGCGATAGGGAAGCTTGGCAAAATGGATCGACTGATTATAATGATGGTTCTAGACGAGCTGAAGTACGAAGAAATAGCTGAGGTAGTAGGTATTAACGAGGGAAATCTCCGTGTTCGAATACACAGAATTAAAAAACAACTAAAGAAATTATTAAATCATGAGTAA
- a CDS encoding TldD/PmbA family protein, which produces MAIYSKEEARQILEKALSFSKAETCEINLSGNESGNIRYARNTVSTAGHRSNQSLVVTSSFGNKTGTATIDEFDDKSLEKVVRRAEELAKLSPENPEFMPPLGPQEYDESKTYSEATAKIKPEFRTQVAANSINPAKAQDVTAAGFLDDSYNFNAMINSNGLFAYNQDTNANFTVTMRTNDGTGSGWATRDVTDVSKLEAAEASKRAIDKALMSRKARAIEPGKYTVILEPSASETLLGNMISSFDARSADEGRSFMSKEGGGTKLGEKIVDERVHIYTDPLNEEVPSAPWNGSGQPLKKMDLVKDGVAKNLFYSRYWAKEKGVEAVPFPSNGIMAGGDASLEDMIKDTKRGILVTRLWYIRTVDPQTLLYTGLTRDGTFFIENGKIAYPIKNFRFNESPIIMLNNLETLGQQERVNGNLIPYMKIRDFTFTSLSDAV; this is translated from the coding sequence ATGGCAATATATTCAAAAGAAGAAGCACGTCAGATACTAGAGAAAGCATTATCATTCTCAAAGGCAGAAACGTGCGAAATAAACCTCTCAGGAAATGAGAGTGGCAATATTAGATACGCTAGAAATACAGTTTCAACTGCAGGTCATCGATCTAATCAGAGCTTAGTAGTTACATCGAGTTTTGGAAATAAAACGGGTACTGCTACAATAGATGAGTTTGATGATAAGTCTTTGGAAAAAGTAGTAAGGAGAGCAGAAGAGTTAGCGAAACTTTCTCCTGAAAACCCTGAGTTTATGCCTCCATTAGGCCCTCAAGAGTATGATGAGTCCAAAACATATAGTGAAGCTACTGCTAAAATTAAACCTGAATTTAGAACGCAGGTAGCAGCTAATAGCATCAATCCGGCAAAAGCTCAGGATGTTACGGCTGCAGGGTTCCTTGATGATTCTTACAATTTCAATGCGATGATCAACAGCAATGGATTGTTTGCTTATAATCAGGATACTAATGCCAATTTTACCGTTACGATGCGTACTAATGACGGTACTGGCTCAGGTTGGGCAACCAGAGATGTAACTGATGTAAGCAAGTTAGAAGCTGCAGAAGCATCCAAAAGAGCAATAGATAAAGCGCTAATGTCAAGAAAAGCCAGAGCAATTGAGCCGGGTAAATACACTGTAATTCTCGAGCCCTCTGCTTCTGAAACGTTACTGGGCAATATGATCAGTTCATTCGATGCCAGAAGTGCTGATGAAGGCAGAAGCTTTATGTCTAAAGAAGGTGGTGGCACCAAGCTAGGAGAGAAAATTGTAGATGAGCGGGTTCATATTTATACGGATCCTTTAAATGAAGAAGTACCTTCAGCTCCCTGGAATGGAAGTGGACAGCCATTAAAGAAAATGGACTTAGTGAAAGATGGTGTAGCAAAGAATTTATTCTACAGCCGCTATTGGGCTAAGGAAAAAGGAGTGGAAGCTGTACCGTTTCCAAGTAATGGAATAATGGCTGGAGGCGATGCTTCATTAGAAGATATGATCAAAGATACCAAGCGAGGTATTTTAGTCACTCGTTTATGGTATATCAGAACAGTCGATCCTCAGACATTGCTTTACACTGGTTTAACCAGAGATGGTACTTTCTTTATTGAGAATGGTAAGATTGCTTATCCTATTAAAAATTTCAGATTTAATGAGAGTCCAATAATTATGCTCAATAATCTGGAGACTTTAGGCCAGCAAGAACGGGTAAATGGTAACTTAATTCCGTATATGAAAATTCGTGACTTCACGTTCACGAGTCTCTCAGATGCCGTTTAA